In a genomic window of Numenius arquata chromosome 5, bNumArq3.hap1.1, whole genome shotgun sequence:
- the RBM41 gene encoding RNA-binding protein 41 produces the protein MRRVNSSLSSDELLLEDLETEGERQLKSLLHHQLDTTVSIEQCKSKRRCFAPAAFYKPFGEEAAGALTLSQFQALQESNKETASLRELGLSDSEILLWKNQASTGKGSGLGAAPEATQDRLHAIQEKMEERQRILALPQRFAGSKQLSRREMEIENALFQGTDRHSFLRALYHEDDSQKRITDEKDPMVHLESVYQELLSKKCPEEVQPTKSEPCLCPSLAPQGPVAEEPSLPDQEEQAEQARSPSLPATKPKQSSPTLTIIKEPVEFVPEEEICKNRLSEEELRNIPRFSSYHPGEPNKVLYLKNLGSRVTMKDLVSLFARFQKDDSPPIQFRLLNGRMRGQAFITFPDIQSAQDAMRLVNGYNLQGKPLVIEFGKSKGRSPEADSAVPCSSAGDNPPAT, from the exons ATGCGCAG GGTCAACAGCAGCCTGTCCAGCGATGAGCTGCTCCTGGAAGACTTGGAGACAGAAGGAGAGAGGCAGCTGAAGAGCCTCCTTCACCACCAGCTTGATACCACTGTCTCCATCGAGCA GTGCAAGTCAAAGCGGAGATGCTTCGCCCCTGCAGCTTTTTACAAGCCTTTTGGGGAAGAGGCTGCGGGAGCTTTGACCTTGTCACAGTTCCAGGCCCTTCAGGAGAGCAACAAAGAAACTGCCTCTCTCCGGGAACTGGGGCTTTCTGACTCAGAGATCCTGCTCTGGAAGAACCAGGCTTCAACAGGGAAG ggctctgggctTGGAGCAGCCCCGGAGGCCACGCAGGACCGACTCCATGCCATCCAAGAGAAGATGGAAGAGCGTCAGCGCATACTGGCTCTGCCCCAGAGGTTTGCTGGCAGCAAGCAGCTGAGTCGGCGGGAGATGGAGATTGAAAATGCCCTCTTTCAGGGAACAGACCGCCACTCCTTCCTCCGGGCGCTCTACCACGAAG ATGACAGTCAGAAGAGGATAACAGATGAAAAGGACCCCATGGTTCATCTGGAGAGTGTTTACCAAGAGCTGTTGAGCAAGAAGTGTCCTGAAGAAGTCCAGCCTACCAAGAGTGAGCCATGCTTGTGCCCTTCCCTAgccccgcaggggcctgtggctGAGGAGCCGTCACTTCCAGACCAGGAAGAGCAGGCAGAACAGGCAAGAAGTCCCAGTCTTCCAGCCACAAAGCCCAAGCAGTCCTCTCCAACGCTTACGATTATCAAAGAGCCTGTAGAGTTTGTCCCAGAAGAGGAGATCTGCAAGAACCGTCTCTCAGAGGAAGAACTCCGGAATATACCTAGGTTCTCATCCTACCATCCTGGGGAGCCCAACAAG GTGCTGTATTTGAAGAACCTGGGCTCTCGGGTGACGATGAAGGACCTAGTGTCCTTGTTTGCTCGGTTCCAGAAAGATGACAGCCCACCGATCCAGTTCCGCCTCCTGAACGGCCGGATGAGGGGTCAGGCTTTCATCACCTTCCCTG ATATTCAGTCAGCCCAGGATGCCATGCGGTTGGTGAATGGGTACAATCTGCAGGGGAAGCCACTGGTGATTGAATTTGGGAAAAGCAAGGGACGTTCGCCAGAAGCTGACTCTGCTGtcccctgctcctctgctggagacaacccccctgccacgtaA
- the LOC141464336 gene encoding nuclear pore glycoprotein p62-like — protein sequence MNQFSFGSGAAGGGFTFGTPKTAATTATTGFSFSTPAASGGFSFGGAAQTAASSQPAGLFSFSTPGTAAQPASFSFGTPTTAAAAPAASVFPLGTNTPKLNFGGSTATPATGITGGFALGSSVPTSAPSSQAAAPSGFMFGSLGTTSTTAQSGTTGGFTFSSGTTTQAGTASSTIGTAAPQAAPTGLTFGTAAAAAATTAAPLGVTTQSTTPFSLGGQPTGLTFGSLSSTAATSAPVATPTTSTNQKPTLSFGTKLGVTSTAATTAATTTTSILGSTGPTLFASIVSSSAPTSSTTTGLSLGAPSTGTASLGTLGFGLKVPGTTAATTSTATSTTAASGFALNLKPVTTTGAIGAGTSTAAITTTTTTSAPPVMTYAQLESLINKWSLELEDQEKHFLHQATQVNAWDQTLIENGEKITSLHREVEKVKLDQKRLDQELDFILSQQKELEDLLTPLEESVKEQSGTIYLQHADEERERTYKLAENIDAQLKRMAQDLKDITEHLNTSRGPADTSDPLQQICKILNAHMDSLQWIDQNSAVLQRKVEEVTKVCESRRKEQERNFRFAFD from the exons aTGAACCAGTTCAGCTTCGGGTCGGGTGCTGCGGGCGGCGGCTTCACTTTCGGCACGCCGAAGACGGCCGCCACCACGGCCACGACGGGCTTCTCCTTCTCCACGCCCGCCGCCTCGGGGGGCTTCAGCTTCGGGGGCGCGGCCCAGACGGCGGCCAGCAGCCAGCCCGCCGGGCTCTTCTCCTTCAGCACGCCCGGCACGGCCGCGCAGCCGGCCAGCTTCAGCTTCGGGACGCCGACGACGGCCGCCGCGGCGCCGGCAGCGAGCGTGTTCCCGCTGGG gacAAATACACCAAAATTAAACTTTGGTGGCAGCACGGCAACTCCGGCTACTGGAATCACAGGGGGCTTTGCGTTGGGGAGCTCTGTACCAACCAGCGCGCCCTCGAGCcaagcagcagctccttctgGCTTTATGTTTGGATCTCTTGGCACCACCAGCACGACCGCTCAGTCTGGGACAACCGGAGGGTTTACTTTTTCCAGTGGTACCACAACTCAGGCTGGAACAGCCTCCTCCACCATTGGCACTGCAGCTCCGCAAGCAGCGCCCACGGGGTTGACCTTTGgaacagcagctgcagctgctgccaccaccgcTGCCCCCTTAGGAGTGACAACGCAGTCAACGACCCCCTTCAGCCTTGGGGGGCAGCCTACAG gTCTAACGTTTGGGTCATTGTCTTCAACAGCAGCCACGAGTGCCCCCGTGGCCACGCCGACCACAAGTACCAACCAGAAACCCACTCTGTCCTTTGGAACCAAACTTGGAG TAACATCCACAGCTGCTACAACTGCCGCTACCACCACAACCTCCATTCTTGGCTCAACGGGGCCTACGTTGTTTGCGTCTATAGTGAGTTCCTCAGCACCGACATCATCTACCACCACGGGCCTCTCAC TTGGTGCCCCTTCCACTGGGACGGCCAGTCTTGGAACGCTTGGGTTTGGATTAAAAGTTCCTGGAACAACAGCTGCCACAACAAGCACTGCCACTA GCACTACTGCTGCTTCTGGCTTTGCTTTGAATCTTAAGCCGGTAACTACAACTGGTGCCATTGGAGCTGGGACTTCTACAGCTGCCataaccaccaccacaacaaccaG TGCACCTCCAGTGATGACTTATGCCCAGCTGGAGAGTTTGATAAACAAGTGGAGTCTGGAACTGGAGGACCAAGAGAAACACTTCCTCCATCAAGCGACGCAAGTTAATGCCTGGGATCAGACTCTAATAGAGAATGGGGAGAAG ATTACCTCTTTACACAGAGAAGTAGAGAAAGTGAAGCTTGATCAGAAGAG ACTGGATCAGGAACTGGACTTCATTCTGTCACAGCAGAAAGAGCTGGAAGACTTGCTGACCCCTCTGGAGGAGTCTGTGAAGGAACAGAGCGGGACGATCTACTTGCAGCATGCAGATGAAGAACGGGAGAGGAC CTATAAATTGGCTGAAAACATAGATGCTCAGTTGAAGCGAATGGCACAAGATCTGAAGGACATCACTGAGCACTTGAATACATCAAGAGGCCCAGCAGACACGAGTGACCCG CTTCAGCAGATCTGTAAAATTTTGAACGCCCACATGGATTCGTTGCAGTGGATTGACCAGAACTCAG CCGTGTTGCAGAGAAAGGTAGAAGAGGTGACAAAGGTCTGTGAGAGCCGCCGCAAGGAGCAAGAGCGCAATTTTCGGTTTGCATTTGACTAA